TTAAACTATGAATGAAAATAACAAAAATCTTGTAAAGCCTAGCCTTGAGATTGAGGATTATGTTGACTATTCCAAAAATGTTAGGGAAGTTGATAGGCTTAAAAAAACCGTAAAATCTTACTATAGAAGCACTTATTGGTGGGGTATTTTTCTTATTATAACTTTGCTTGGTGGCTTTGGGGCTTGGCTTGTGCTTGCAAAAATTGATAGGGCTACCGTTGCTGTTGGTGAAATTATCCCTGGTGGTAATAACAAAGTTGTTCAGCACTTAGAAGGCGGAATCATTGAGAAACTAAATGTTAGAGAGGGGGCTACCGTTAATGAAGGTGATGTTTTAATAATTTTAAGCAAAACTTCTGCTTCTGCAAATAGGGAAATCGTTGAAGGCTCTCTTGATGCAGCAGTTGCAGAATATTCAAGGCTTGTTGCTGAAAGGGATTTTGCGACCAAAGTTACTTATCCATCTGCTTGGTATAACAACCCTAAATTTGCCGAGTTTATGAAATCGCAAAACACGATTTTCTTTGAAAGACAGAAAGCAGTTAGGGGTAAAATTTCTATCCTTGAGGAGCGTAACAACCAGCTTCAATCGGAAATTCGGGGTATAAGATCACAAATTACTTCCGCAGAAGAACAGCTTAGATTTAACAATCAGGAAATGCAAACCGCTCAAAATCTTCTTGCTTCTGGCAATACTACAATGACAAGAGTTCTTGGCCTCAAAAGCCGTAAAGCTGAGATTGAAGGCAGAATTGGTGAGCTTCGCTCATCGGTATCTCGTGCGGAGCAAACTATCAGTGAAAACAAACTTAGCATGGTGAATGTTCGCAATGAAATTCTTAATGAAGTAGTTGAAAAAATTAAGGAGGTACAAGCAAAAATTAATGAGCTGAAAGAGCGTTCAACCGCCGCTTCTGACACACTTAATAGAACTGAAATAATCGCACCAATTTCAGGAATTATTAAAGATTTGAAATTCAAAACTGAATCTGGCGTTATACCGCCAGGGGCAGAAATTATGACGATAGTTCCTCTTGGTGATGATTTAATTGCGGAAGTTCATATT
This Rickettsiales bacterium DNA region includes the following protein-coding sequences:
- a CDS encoding HlyD family type I secretion periplasmic adaptor subunit is translated as MNENNKNLVKPSLEIEDYVDYSKNVREVDRLKKTVKSYYRSTYWWGIFLIITLLGGFGAWLVLAKIDRATVAVGEIIPGGNNKVVQHLEGGIIEKLNVREGATVNEGDVLIILSKTSASANREIVEGSLDAAVAEYSRLVAERDFATKVTYPSAWYNNPKFAEFMKSQNTIFFERQKAVRGKISILEERNNQLQSEIRGIRSQITSAEEQLRFNNQEMQTAQNLLASGNTTMTRVLGLKSRKAEIEGRIGELRSSVSRAEQTISENKLSMVNVRNEILNEVVEKIKEVQAKINELKERSTAASDTLNRTEIIAPISGIIKDLKFKTESGVIPPGAEIMTIVPLGDDLIAEVHIPPIDRDVVYPGLEARIRLSSYSARHVPMMPGKLTYVSPDIFKDPQTQQAHYKGRVDIDLTDLPQYLHGNHEQLLYPGMPVEVYITTGARSPLQYLIEPVTNTFRKSFREE